Proteins from one Sphingomonas sp. HF-S4 genomic window:
- a CDS encoding AAA family ATPase: MNDETPRRYRGSLLERAAAQYGYLRPAALPATPLTVAEEASLDLTDCIPDDFAEMPAADSQGPLLRREVEPEVAPDPKPGPVAEVEAPAPVAQPKPALRPARPYAPIDRIALREGGMLLPGGPITAMAEEFRMVKRQLLLTARAVAGKGSANAADHARMILVCSAQPDEGKTFCAINLALSMAAEKEMEILLVDADFAKPDVLARLGMPEGPGLLDALAGAIDVEECIVETDVPQLLVLPAGTRTNSDTELLASDRARAVLDGLAKANTRRIVIFDSPPALAASPASVLAAHAGQAMLVVRADRTSESDLREAVAVLDGCEQIQLLLNSVSFQPGGRRFGNYYGEAGE, from the coding sequence ATGAACGACGAAACCCCGCGCCGCTACCGCGGCTCGCTGCTCGAACGGGCGGCGGCTCAATATGGCTATCTGCGCCCGGCAGCGCTGCCGGCGACGCCGCTGACGGTCGCCGAAGAGGCGTCGCTGGACCTGACCGACTGCATTCCCGACGATTTTGCCGAGATGCCGGCGGCCGACTCGCAAGGGCCTTTGCTGCGACGCGAGGTCGAGCCCGAGGTCGCTCCCGATCCGAAGCCCGGGCCGGTCGCCGAAGTCGAGGCGCCTGCGCCCGTCGCGCAGCCCAAGCCGGCACTGCGTCCTGCGCGGCCCTATGCCCCGATCGACCGGATCGCGTTGCGCGAGGGCGGGATGCTGCTCCCCGGTGGGCCGATCACGGCGATGGCGGAGGAATTCCGCATGGTGAAGCGCCAGCTGCTGCTGACCGCGCGTGCGGTTGCGGGTAAGGGCAGCGCCAATGCCGCCGACCATGCCCGGATGATCCTGGTCTGCTCGGCGCAGCCCGACGAGGGCAAGACCTTCTGCGCGATCAACCTCGCGCTCTCGATGGCGGCCGAGAAGGAAATGGAAATCCTGCTCGTCGACGCCGATTTCGCCAAGCCCGACGTGCTGGCGCGGCTGGGCATGCCCGAAGGCCCTGGGCTGCTCGATGCGCTGGCCGGCGCGATCGACGTCGAGGAGTGCATCGTAGAGACCGACGTGCCGCAGCTGCTGGTGCTCCCCGCGGGCACCAGGACCAACAGCGACACCGAGTTGCTGGCGAGCGACCGCGCCCGTGCGGTCCTCGACGGGCTGGCCAAGGCCAATACACGCCGCATCGTGATCTTCGATTCGCCGCCCGCGCTCGCCGCCTCGCCGGCTTCGGTGCTTGCCGCGCATGCCGGGCAGGCGATGCTCGTCGTCCGCGCCGACCGCACCAGCGAAAGCGACCTGCGCGAGGCGGTCGCCGTGCTGGACGGCTGCGAGCAGATCCAGCTGTTGCTCAATTCGGTTTCGTTCCAGCCCGGCGGCCGCCGGTTCGGAAACTATTATGGGGAGGCGGGCGAATGA
- a CDS encoding XrtA system polysaccharide chain length determinant — MDGLFDEFRAALHAIWMRRWIALAVAWGLCLAGWLVVSQMPSSYESRARIFVQLRQILPTDGLASAQQQQRDIDRVRQTLTSAVNLDKVVRGTDLAKTVSSDRDVADRVAGLQKAIKLTAQQDNLFEITVTAPSGKLAQQIAQKLIDIFVEDNLADTRDASGQSLRFLDQQLDVRQKALQEAEAKKADFAARYLGALPGTGSLNDRIGAARTQLSQVQSDLAAAQSGLSAVNGQMAGTPMNIAGQGSAVTGPARARLQAIQGQLAEGRSRGWTDSHPDMIALNSQLAAAQAAARAEPVSGVAGASNPLYLSLKSMQADKAATVAALTQRKAQIESDLDQFDAKMAEAPGVAAEQGQIDREYQVLKDQYDKLLSDREQVRIRSQAQTETDAVKFNVVDPPTLPAAPTKPNRPLLLAAVLIAGMGAGVAAAFALSKLTTTFSTASRLEKASGMPVIGSIAEVLTGAEIALRRKRVRMFAGAAAGLAVAFVGLLGVEFLQRGMGA, encoded by the coding sequence ATGGACGGCCTTTTCGACGAATTTCGCGCGGCGCTGCACGCGATCTGGATGCGGCGCTGGATCGCGCTTGCCGTCGCCTGGGGGCTGTGCCTCGCGGGCTGGCTGGTGGTGTCGCAGATGCCGAGCAGCTATGAATCACGTGCGCGGATCTTCGTCCAGCTGCGCCAGATCCTGCCGACCGACGGGCTCGCCTCGGCACAGCAGCAGCAGCGCGACATCGATCGAGTCCGCCAGACGCTGACCTCGGCAGTCAATCTCGACAAGGTGGTGCGCGGTACCGACCTGGCCAAGACCGTGTCGAGCGACCGCGACGTGGCCGACCGCGTTGCCGGGCTGCAAAAGGCGATCAAGCTCACCGCGCAGCAGGACAATCTGTTCGAGATCACCGTGACGGCGCCTAGCGGCAAGCTGGCGCAGCAGATCGCGCAGAAGCTGATCGACATCTTCGTCGAGGACAACCTTGCCGACACCCGCGACGCCAGCGGCCAGTCGCTGCGCTTCCTCGACCAGCAGCTCGACGTGCGCCAGAAGGCGCTGCAGGAAGCCGAGGCCAAGAAAGCCGATTTCGCCGCGCGCTATCTCGGCGCGCTGCCGGGCACCGGTTCGCTCAACGACCGGATCGGCGCGGCGCGGACGCAGCTTTCGCAGGTCCAGTCGGACCTTGCGGCGGCGCAGAGCGGATTGAGCGCCGTCAACGGCCAGATGGCGGGGACGCCGATGAATATCGCGGGGCAGGGCAGTGCGGTCACCGGCCCGGCGCGCGCGCGGCTCCAGGCGATCCAGGGCCAGCTTGCCGAAGGCCGCAGCCGCGGCTGGACCGACAGCCATCCCGACATGATCGCGCTCAACAGCCAGCTCGCCGCGGCACAGGCCGCAGCGCGCGCGGAACCGGTCAGCGGCGTGGCGGGGGCGAGCAATCCGCTGTATCTGAGCCTCAAGTCCATGCAGGCCGACAAGGCCGCCACCGTCGCCGCGCTCACCCAGCGTAAGGCCCAGATCGAAAGCGATCTCGACCAGTTCGATGCCAAGATGGCCGAAGCCCCCGGCGTCGCCGCCGAGCAGGGCCAGATAGACCGCGAATATCAGGTCCTCAAGGACCAGTATGACAAGCTTCTCTCGGACCGCGAGCAGGTGCGCATCCGTAGTCAGGCGCAGACCGAGACCGACGCAGTCAAGTTCAACGTCGTCGATCCGCCGACGCTGCCGGCGGCGCCGACCAAGCCCAATCGCCCGCTGCTGCTCGCCGCGGTGCTGATCGCTGGCATGGGCGCGGGCGTCGCCGCGGCGTTCGCCCTGAGCAAGCTGACCACCACCTTCTCGACCGCGTCGCGGCTGGAAAAGGCGAGCGGGATGCCGGTGATCGGATCGATCGCCGAAGTGCTGACCGGCGCCGAAATCGCGCTGCGGCGCAAGCGCGTGCGGATGTTTGCGGGGGCCGCCGCCGGGCTGGCCGTGGCGTTCGTCGGGCTGCTCGGCGTCGAATTTCTGCAGCGCGGCATGGGGGCCTGA
- a CDS encoding XrtA/PEP-CTERM system exopolysaccharide export protein: MVFKSSGKVLAGVGVMAVLLSGCSGGSRPQLPPAGAVATQEAPSDEYVIGPMDQLNVFVWRNPELSAKVQVRPDGRITTPLINDMPAVGKTPAMLADDLKYALGEYIKDPIVSVIVENFSGTYSQQVRIVGATEKPASIPYRANMTALDAMIAVGGLSEFASGNRARLVRYDKATGKQREYKIRLGDLLKNGDISANVRLEPGDVLIVPQSMF; the protein is encoded by the coding sequence ATGGTTTTCAAGTCGTCTGGCAAGGTTTTGGCGGGGGTTGGCGTCATGGCCGTCCTGCTGTCGGGCTGTTCCGGGGGGAGCCGTCCGCAATTGCCGCCTGCAGGCGCCGTGGCGACGCAGGAAGCGCCGAGCGACGAATATGTCATCGGCCCGATGGACCAGCTCAACGTCTTCGTGTGGCGCAATCCCGAGCTGTCGGCCAAGGTGCAGGTGCGCCCCGACGGCCGGATCACCACCCCGCTGATCAACGACATGCCCGCGGTCGGCAAGACCCCGGCGATGCTGGCGGACGACCTCAAATACGCGCTCGGCGAGTATATCAAGGATCCGATCGTATCGGTTATCGTCGAGAACTTCTCGGGCACCTACAGCCAGCAGGTCCGCATCGTCGGCGCGACCGAGAAGCCGGCGTCGATCCCGTATCGCGCCAACATGACGGCGCTCGACGCGATGATCGCCGTCGGGGGGCTCAGCGAGTTCGCTTCGGGCAATCGCGCGCGGCTGGTCCGCTACGACAAGGCAACCGGCAAGCAGCGCGAGTACAAGATTCGCCTGGGGGACTTGCTCAAGAATGGCGACATCTCCGCCAATGTCCGACTCGAGCCGGGTGACGTGCTGATCGTCCCGCAGAGCATGTTCTGA
- a CDS encoding pyridoxal-dependent decarboxylase, exosortase A system-associated encodes MNPKAFGPIPPEFRDLSALPWVNEATPVYVYDFAIVASRIARLRAALPAGVAVHYAIKANPLPALLAAVAPLVDGLDVASAGEMGKALDVMAAGAISFAGPGKRDAEIELAIRAGVTLNVESEGEGQRALAIGEQLGMRPRLAVRVNPDFELRGSGMKMGGRASPFGVEAAQVAGLVKRLIIGGAEWRGLHIFAGSQSLDTLAVIETQAATVALAARIAEEARRAPPLVNLGGGFGIPYFPGDMPLDIEAIGAALGEELHKLDTNYAIELGRWLVGEAGVYLARVIDRKVSQGETFLIVDGGLNHHLAATGNFGTVVRRNYPVAVAHRMQEPAEETVTIVGPLCTPLDRLADRVALPKAEVGDVIAIFASGAYGASASPAAFLGHPPARELLIGRDHA; translated from the coding sequence ATGAACCCCAAGGCTTTTGGTCCGATCCCGCCCGAATTCCGCGATCTCTCCGCGCTGCCGTGGGTGAACGAGGCAACCCCGGTCTATGTCTACGACTTCGCCATCGTCGCATCGCGGATCGCGCGGTTGCGGGCGGCGCTGCCGGCCGGGGTAGCGGTGCATTATGCGATCAAGGCCAATCCCTTGCCCGCGCTGCTCGCGGCGGTCGCGCCGCTGGTCGACGGGCTCGACGTCGCCTCGGCGGGGGAGATGGGCAAGGCGCTCGACGTCATGGCGGCGGGCGCGATCAGCTTTGCCGGGCCGGGCAAGCGCGATGCCGAGATCGAGCTGGCGATCCGCGCGGGCGTGACGCTCAACGTGGAGTCGGAAGGTGAGGGCCAGCGCGCGCTGGCGATCGGCGAGCAGCTCGGCATGCGCCCCAGGCTGGCGGTGCGGGTGAACCCCGATTTCGAGCTACGCGGATCGGGGATGAAGATGGGCGGGCGCGCCTCGCCCTTCGGCGTCGAGGCGGCGCAGGTCGCCGGGCTGGTCAAGCGGTTGATCATCGGCGGTGCGGAGTGGCGCGGGCTGCATATCTTCGCGGGATCGCAGTCGCTCGATACTCTGGCAGTGATCGAGACCCAGGCTGCGACGGTGGCGCTGGCCGCGCGCATCGCCGAGGAAGCGCGCCGCGCGCCACCTCTGGTCAATCTCGGCGGCGGGTTCGGCATTCCCTATTTCCCCGGCGACATGCCGCTCGACATCGAGGCGATCGGTGCGGCGCTGGGCGAGGAACTCCACAAGCTGGATACCAACTATGCGATCGAGCTGGGGCGCTGGCTGGTCGGCGAGGCGGGCGTGTATCTTGCGCGCGTGATCGACCGGAAGGTGAGCCAGGGGGAAACCTTCCTGATCGTCGATGGCGGGCTCAACCACCATCTCGCGGCCACAGGCAATTTCGGCACCGTCGTCCGCCGCAACTATCCGGTGGCAGTAGCGCACCGGATGCAGGAGCCGGCGGAAGAAACCGTGACGATCGTCGGGCCGCTATGCACCCCGCTCGACCGGCTGGCCGACCGCGTGGCGCTGCCCAAAGCGGAGGTGGGTGACGTCATCGCGATCTTCGCCTCGGGGGCCTATGGCGCCAGCGCGAGTCCCGCGGCGTTCCTCGGCCATCCGCCAGCGCGCGAGCTGCTGATCGGGCGGGACCACGCCTAA
- a CDS encoding acyl-CoA ligase (AMP-forming), exosortase A system-associated translates to MIALDPIPKPIDTLPLRGAPDAVALEERAGTLTYAELETRVGGIAHRLAGRGLAAGDRVATWLPKTRAACLLPLAVPRAGLVHVPINPVLKRAQVAHILADSGARVLVTQAARIAALEPGDVPDGCAIVIEEELASSDTLPPCQADPEALAAILYTSGSTGRPKGVMLSHANLWFGAISVAQYLEIVSKDRVLGVLPLSFDYGQNQLLSTWAAGGQVTPLDYLTARDVVKAVERHDVTTLAGVPPLWVQLLEAEWPSETAARLKRLTNSGGALTPRLVRGLRALFPNADLYPMYGLTEAFRSTYLAPALVDAHPESIGRAIPFAEIVVVRPDGTRAAAGEPGELVHAGPLVAHGYWQDAERTAQRFRPAPEFATSGGMAVWSGDTVIQDGEGLLRFVGRDDEMIKSAGNRISPTEIEDAVLSGGEVAEAAAFGVPDARLGQAIVVVARGDGAQEDALRARLRRELPSFMQPARYDWRGALPRNANGKLDRTALRADLRDDDKGADA, encoded by the coding sequence ATGATTGCCCTCGATCCCATTCCGAAGCCGATCGACACGCTGCCGCTGCGCGGCGCCCCCGACGCCGTGGCGCTGGAGGAGCGTGCCGGGACGCTGACCTATGCCGAGTTGGAGACGCGGGTCGGCGGGATCGCGCATCGGCTGGCGGGGCGGGGGCTCGCGGCCGGGGATCGGGTGGCGACCTGGCTGCCCAAGACGCGCGCGGCGTGCCTGCTGCCGCTGGCGGTGCCGCGGGCGGGGCTGGTGCATGTGCCGATCAACCCGGTGCTCAAGCGCGCGCAGGTGGCGCACATCCTCGCCGATAGCGGCGCGCGGGTGCTGGTGACGCAGGCCGCGCGGATCGCGGCGCTGGAGCCGGGCGACGTACCCGACGGCTGCGCGATCGTCATCGAGGAGGAACTGGCGTCCAGCGATACGCTGCCGCCGTGCCAGGCCGATCCCGAAGCGCTGGCGGCGATCCTCTACACCTCGGGATCGACCGGGCGGCCCAAGGGGGTGATGCTGAGCCATGCCAATTTATGGTTTGGAGCCATCAGCGTGGCGCAGTATCTTGAGATCGTTTCTAAGGATCGTGTGCTCGGGGTGCTGCCGCTGAGCTTCGACTACGGGCAGAACCAGTTGCTCTCGACCTGGGCCGCTGGCGGGCAGGTGACCCCGCTCGACTATTTGACCGCGCGCGACGTGGTGAAGGCGGTGGAGCGTCATGACGTCACCACCCTGGCGGGGGTGCCGCCGCTTTGGGTGCAATTGCTCGAGGCGGAATGGCCGTCGGAAACCGCGGCGCGGCTGAAGCGGCTGACCAACTCCGGGGGCGCGCTGACGCCGAGGTTGGTGCGCGGGCTGCGGGCGCTTTTTCCCAATGCCGATCTCTATCCGATGTACGGGCTGACCGAGGCGTTTCGATCGACCTATCTGGCGCCGGCACTGGTTGATGCGCATCCCGAATCGATAGGGCGGGCGATCCCCTTTGCCGAGATAGTGGTGGTGCGGCCCGACGGGACGCGGGCCGCAGCGGGCGAGCCGGGCGAACTGGTGCATGCCGGGCCGCTGGTCGCGCACGGCTATTGGCAGGATGCCGAGCGGACGGCGCAGCGCTTTCGCCCGGCGCCCGAATTCGCCACAAGCGGAGGCATGGCGGTGTGGTCAGGGGATACGGTGATCCAAGATGGCGAGGGATTGCTTCGTTTCGTCGGGCGCGATGACGAGATGATCAAGAGCGCCGGCAACCGGATCAGCCCGACCGAGATCGAGGATGCCGTGCTGAGCGGCGGCGAGGTCGCGGAGGCGGCGGCGTTCGGCGTGCCGGACGCGCGGCTGGGGCAGGCGATCGTGGTGGTGGCGCGGGGCGATGGCGCGCAGGAGGATGCGTTGCGCGCCCGGCTGCGGCGCGAGCTGCCGAGCTTCATGCAGCCGGCGCGGTATGACTGGCGGGGGGCGTTGCCGAGGAATGCGAATGGCAAGCTGGATCGGACGGCGTTGAGGGCCGATCTCCGTGATGACGATAAGGGGGCGGACGCATGA
- a CDS encoding acyl carrier protein, whose amino-acid sequence MQREGFAKVEEAVRGVLRDVLGLSEERAAAFHEDTPLFGALPELDSLAVAGVLTEIEDRLGILIEDDEVDGEMLESFGALVRFAADKALA is encoded by the coding sequence TTGCAGCGCGAAGGGTTCGCAAAGGTTGAAGAAGCCGTCCGCGGGGTGCTCCGCGACGTGCTCGGATTGAGCGAGGAACGCGCCGCTGCGTTCCACGAGGACACTCCCTTGTTCGGTGCGCTGCCCGAACTCGATTCGCTCGCAGTCGCGGGCGTGCTCACCGAGATCGAGGATCGGCTCGGCATCCTGATCGAGGACGATGAAGTCGATGGCGAAATGCTCGAGAGCTTCGGCGCGCTCGTCCGCTTCGCCGCCGACAAGGCGCTCGCTTGA
- a CDS encoding alpha/beta fold hydrolase — MIDHYDWAGGREAMLRFGPTTGPVVVAALPLFEEANRTRAFTVTILRALAERGIAGALPDLPGQGESLVPTDAVQLGDLRDAFAAAARHVGSPAYALGIRSGALLDATALPAGRWHFVPSTGAELLRELERLRQAGGGSDYGGNRISSALLGELPTAGIAAEGRTVRLESDLKPADLKVSGSPLWRRAEPDNDPALAALLADDIAAWIRTCES; from the coding sequence TTGATCGATCATTATGACTGGGCCGGCGGCCGCGAGGCGATGCTTCGCTTCGGCCCCACCACCGGCCCGGTCGTTGTCGCGGCGCTTCCATTGTTCGAGGAAGCCAATCGCACCCGCGCGTTCACGGTGACGATCCTGCGCGCGCTCGCCGAACGCGGCATCGCCGGTGCGCTCCCCGATTTGCCCGGACAGGGCGAGAGCCTGGTGCCCACCGACGCAGTGCAACTGGGCGACTTACGCGACGCCTTCGCCGCCGCGGCCCGCCACGTCGGCAGCCCAGCGTATGCGCTTGGCATCCGCAGTGGCGCGCTGCTCGATGCGACTGCCCTGCCCGCAGGCCGCTGGCACTTCGTACCCAGCACCGGCGCAGAGCTTCTCCGCGAGCTCGAAAGGCTGCGCCAGGCCGGCGGCGGCAGCGACTATGGCGGCAATCGTATATCGTCGGCACTGCTCGGCGAGCTTCCCACCGCAGGCATCGCGGCAGAGGGCCGGACGGTCCGGCTCGAAAGCGATCTCAAGCCCGCCGATCTGAAAGTCTCCGGCAGCCCGCTCTGGCGCCGCGCCGAACCGGACAACGATCCCGCGCTTGCCGCGCTGCTCGCCGACGACATCGCCGCTTGGATCCGCACATGCGAAAGCTGA
- a CDS encoding hydrolase 1, exosortase A system-associated, translating to MRKLIEFACAGETLLGTLDEGPGTTGLLIVSGGNEIRIGAHRGMVLLAQRIAEAGHPVFRYDRRGIGDSTGENHGFESTSEDIAAATAAFRVETGVTRIVGYGNCDAATALAFFHGRARIDALLLANPWVIERTDDLPPAAAIRARYAERVRDPKEWLRLLRGGVNISKLASGLLKASRKRPQQSGGLPGRLATALADSHVPTTILLAKGDNTAIAFADAFAGPAFAAVRNKISVSLCDSASHSFASPSDKDWLFEQVSAAL from the coding sequence ATGCGAAAGCTGATCGAATTCGCCTGCGCCGGCGAGACGCTGCTCGGCACGCTCGACGAGGGGCCGGGCACCACCGGCCTGCTGATCGTCTCGGGGGGCAACGAGATTCGCATCGGCGCGCATCGCGGCATGGTGCTGCTCGCCCAGCGCATCGCCGAGGCCGGCCATCCGGTGTTCCGCTACGATCGCCGCGGAATTGGCGATTCGACCGGGGAGAATCACGGCTTCGAAAGCACCTCGGAAGACATTGCCGCCGCCACCGCCGCCTTCCGCGTCGAAACCGGCGTCACTCGGATCGTCGGCTATGGCAATTGCGACGCCGCCACTGCGCTCGCTTTCTTCCACGGTCGCGCGAGGATCGACGCGCTGCTCCTCGCCAATCCCTGGGTGATCGAGCGGACCGACGACCTGCCCCCCGCCGCCGCGATCCGAGCCCGCTATGCCGAGCGGGTGCGCGATCCGAAGGAATGGCTGCGACTGCTGCGCGGAGGAGTTAACATTTCCAAGCTAGCCAGCGGCTTGCTCAAGGCTTCTCGCAAACGGCCTCAGCAATCAGGCGGCCTGCCCGGTCGCTTAGCTACCGCACTGGCCGATAGCCACGTACCCACCACCATCCTCCTCGCTAAGGGCGACAACACCGCGATCGCCTTCGCCGACGCCTTTGCCGGCCCCGCTTTCGCTGCGGTCCGCAATAAGATCAGCGTCAGCCTATGCGACAGCGCCAGCCACAGCTTCGCCTCGCCATCGGATAAGGATTGGCTATTCGAACAGGTTAGCGCTGCTCTTTGA
- the trxB gene encoding thioredoxin-disulfide reductase, producing the protein MTATHSTRMLILGSGPAGLSAAIYGARAGLSPIVVQGIQPGGQLMTTTDVENYPGFREVIQGPWLMQEMQAQAEHVGAQMLWDTIVEVDVSQRPFRMVGDSGTVYVGDTLVIATGAQAKWLGLDSEELLKGKGVSACATCDGFFFRGKKVAVIGGGNTAVEEALYLTNHSHDVTLIHRRDSLRAEKILQQRLFANDKITTLWNKKVERFIDGGGVTGLVGIELKDMETGELSTLDVDGGFVAIGHHPATELFRGHIALDDDGYITVEKGTTRTNVPGVFACGDVMDKHYRQAITAAGTGCMAALDAERFLAEADFEQVAQAAE; encoded by the coding sequence ATGACTGCCACGCACTCGACTCGCATGCTCATCCTCGGTTCGGGGCCCGCCGGGCTTTCCGCGGCGATCTATGGCGCGCGCGCCGGGCTGTCGCCGATCGTGGTGCAGGGCATCCAGCCGGGCGGCCAGCTGATGACGACCACCGACGTCGAGAACTATCCCGGCTTCCGCGAAGTCATCCAGGGTCCGTGGCTGATGCAGGAGATGCAGGCGCAGGCCGAGCATGTCGGCGCGCAGATGCTGTGGGACACGATCGTCGAGGTCGACGTATCGCAGCGCCCGTTCCGGATGGTTGGCGATAGCGGCACCGTCTATGTCGGCGATACGCTGGTGATTGCCACCGGCGCGCAGGCCAAGTGGCTGGGGCTCGATTCGGAGGAGTTGCTGAAGGGCAAGGGCGTCAGCGCCTGCGCGACCTGCGACGGCTTCTTCTTCCGCGGCAAGAAGGTCGCGGTGATCGGCGGCGGCAACACGGCCGTGGAAGAGGCGCTGTACCTCACCAACCACAGCCACGACGTGACGCTGATCCATCGCCGCGACAGCCTGCGTGCCGAGAAGATCCTCCAGCAGCGGCTGTTCGCCAACGACAAGATCACCACGCTGTGGAACAAGAAGGTCGAGCGCTTCATCGACGGCGGCGGCGTGACCGGCCTGGTGGGCATCGAGCTCAAGGACATGGAGACCGGCGAACTTTCGACGCTCGACGTCGATGGCGGGTTCGTCGCGATCGGGCATCATCCGGCAACCGAGCTGTTCCGCGGGCATATTGCGCTCGACGACGACGGCTACATCACCGTCGAGAAGGGCACGACGCGGACCAACGTCCCCGGCGTGTTCGCGTGCGGCGACGTGATGGACAAGCACTACCGCCAGGCGATCACCGCGGCGGGCACCGGCTGCATGGCCGCGCTCGATGCCGAGCGTTTCCTGGCCGAGGCCGACTTCGAGCAAGTCGCGCAAGCGGCGGAGTAG
- a CDS encoding amidohydrolase family protein, with translation MSADAEGRIRSWTLTPSTPRFVPPPGAVDAHCHVFGPADRFPFSPKAKYMPQDAGPEMLFALRERLGFSRNVIVQASCHGTDNRATLDAIAKSNGTARGVAVVDPEIPDEDLDALDEGGIRGVRFNFLKRLVEDAPKDRFLELSRRIARLGWHVVVYFEADILAELRPFLDAIPVPVVVDHMGRPDVAQGPDGADMTALRSYLDTRPDIWIKTTCPDRLDPAGAPYDGFVHAVRPLVEAYSDRVLWGTDWPHPNMERLLPDDGVIVDVIPRIAVTPELQQALLVDNPTRLYWHEAR, from the coding sequence ATGAGCGCTGATGCAGAGGGGCGGATCCGCAGCTGGACGCTGACGCCGTCCACCCCCCGTTTCGTGCCGCCCCCCGGCGCGGTCGACGCCCATTGCCACGTGTTCGGCCCGGCTGATCGCTTCCCATTCAGCCCCAAAGCCAAGTACATGCCTCAGGACGCCGGCCCCGAGATGCTGTTCGCGCTCCGCGAAAGGCTCGGCTTTTCCCGAAATGTCATCGTCCAGGCGAGCTGCCATGGCACCGACAATCGCGCGACGCTCGATGCCATCGCCAAATCGAATGGCACGGCACGGGGCGTAGCGGTGGTCGATCCCGAAATTCCCGACGAGGACCTCGACGCGCTCGACGAAGGCGGCATTCGTGGGGTGCGCTTCAACTTCCTCAAGCGCCTCGTCGAAGATGCGCCGAAGGACAGGTTCCTGGAGCTGTCGCGCCGCATCGCCCGACTGGGATGGCATGTCGTCGTCTATTTCGAAGCGGATATTCTCGCCGAGCTGCGGCCGTTTCTGGATGCGATCCCGGTGCCCGTGGTGGTCGACCACATGGGTCGACCCGACGTCGCCCAAGGCCCGGACGGTGCCGACATGACGGCCTTGCGCAGCTATCTCGACACGCGACCGGACATCTGGATCAAGACCACCTGCCCGGATCGCCTCGATCCCGCCGGCGCGCCCTATGATGGGTTCGTCCACGCAGTGCGGCCGCTCGTCGAAGCCTATTCCGATCGCGTGCTGTGGGGCACCGATTGGCCGCACCCCAATATGGAGAGACTTCTTCCCGACGATGGGGTGATCGTCGACGTCATTCCTCGGATTGCAGTCACGCCTGAGTTGCAGCAGGCGCTTCTGGTCGACAATCCGACACGGCTTTACTGGCACGAAGCGAGGTAA
- a CDS encoding 4-oxalomesaconate tautomerase, with protein MWMRGGTSKGAFFLADDLPQDTAMRDAFLLRVMGSPDPRQIDGMGGADPLTSKVAVVSKSGREGVDIDYLFLQVFVDQPIVTDGQNCGNMLAGVGPFAIERGLVAPTGDETRVAIFMENTGQVAVATVQTLGGQVTYTGDAAISGVPGTAAPIPLAFRDTAGSSCGALLPTGNGVDSIDGVACTLIDNGMPCVVIAAADVEITGYEDRDTLDANETMKARVEAIRLRAGPMMNLGDVSAKSVPKMMLVAPPREGGAITVRSLIPHRVHASIGVLGAVSVATACLIQNSPAAALARVPEGVTKTLGVEHPTGVTECVVTVDGEGGPVEAGMLRTARKLFDGEVFA; from the coding sequence ATGTGGATGCGCGGCGGCACGTCGAAGGGCGCCTTCTTCCTGGCCGACGACCTGCCGCAGGATACCGCCATGCGCGATGCCTTCCTGCTCCGCGTGATGGGCTCACCCGACCCCCGCCAGATCGACGGCATGGGCGGGGCCGATCCGCTTACTTCCAAGGTGGCGGTGGTGTCGAAATCCGGGCGGGAGGGCGTCGATATCGACTATCTGTTCCTGCAGGTTTTCGTCGACCAGCCGATCGTGACCGATGGCCAGAATTGCGGCAACATGCTCGCCGGGGTCGGGCCCTTTGCGATCGAGCGCGGACTGGTGGCGCCGACCGGCGACGAGACCCGCGTCGCGATCTTCATGGAGAATACCGGCCAGGTTGCGGTCGCCACCGTGCAAACCCTTGGGGGCCAGGTGACCTATACCGGCGACGCAGCGATCAGCGGAGTGCCCGGCACCGCCGCGCCGATCCCGCTGGCCTTTCGCGATACTGCAGGGTCGTCCTGCGGCGCGCTACTCCCCACGGGCAACGGCGTCGATAGTATCGACGGCGTGGCCTGCACATTGATCGACAACGGGATGCCTTGCGTGGTCATTGCCGCGGCCGACGTCGAGATCACCGGCTATGAGGACCGCGACACGCTCGATGCGAACGAGACGATGAAAGCACGGGTCGAGGCGATCCGCCTACGGGCCGGGCCGATGATGAACCTCGGGGACGTATCTGCAAAATCGGTGCCCAAAATGATGCTTGTGGCACCGCCGCGGGAGGGCGGGGCGATCACGGTGCGTTCGCTGATCCCGCATCGGGTCCACGCATCGATCGGCGTGCTCGGCGCCGTCAGCGTCGCCACTGCTTGTCTGATCCAGAATTCGCCTGCTGCGGCGCTCGCGCGCGTGCCGGAAGGCGTGACCAAGACGCTGGGCGTCGAGCACCCGACGGGAGTCACCGAATGCGTGGTGACCGTGGACGGGGAGGGCGGACCGGTGGAGGCCGGAATGCTGCGCACCGCGCGCAAATTGTTCGATGGAGAGGTCTTCGCATGA